In a genomic window of Wyeomyia smithii strain HCP4-BCI-WySm-NY-G18 chromosome 1, ASM2978416v1, whole genome shotgun sequence:
- the LOC129734041 gene encoding basic salivary proline-rich protein 2 produces the protein MSVAYSQQQQSQQPPNPGNRGGPGGPMNRSGGPPPSPMHIQKILDENAGLIQTIQDFQNMGKAHECMSYHVALHRNLVYLANLADPQHNIQALLPPPHVLQHGNGPSMHGVPPSSGGPGHENDPSHGVQAQTPGPNQAAVPSGTPQGPEQPPSSQAGAQPSNQPPSSQAHPPPNQQPAGGYRGGPQIPPPTSTAAQTAPNQGPPVPGQPGRPGVPPQQAPMPQQAQGYPPQRGPYQQHGHYPGYPPPNQPYQTQPGYPPYGPPNPAQGYPPNAPQSYHHGPPTTNAGPPQGSPYPSAGPPQGPQGGPQQSSYQQGPPNAPTSQPQMYGPPGQYPPQSAAGPPMPHAYPGYGSPNPPNAYGQPPTGYPPASGQPSYPPPQQYPSNYPSSQPVSHGPPTTSAPSQPPVVPVSVPSTQTSGAPTYTNQSSPAAGQTSSSPNNQPPTTGPHSAIPPTTSTGYAAAVPPGPVPPQAYTSPPANAGQHPPQGSYPQPQGPGPQTGGPPPQSYATSPPSTQHQQPPGSYPQAAPGGPQGQGPPPAPVYPPHGYHQQGYSPIPPPQGQYQQAAQGYQYQRPPNSQMPPPGPQGPPPQGAYGYGYGQPPQ, from the exons atgtcGGTCGCTTATTCCCAGCAG CAACAGTCCCAGCAGCCACCGAACCCGGGTAACCGTGGCGGACCGGGTGGTCCGATGAACCGAAGTGGTGGTCCACCTCCCAGCCCGATGCACATTCAAAAAATTCTGGACGAGAACGCCGGTCTCATTCAGACCATTCAAGATTTTCAAAATATGGGCAAAGCGCACGAGTGTATGTCGTATCATGTAGCATTGCATCGAAACTTGGTGTACTTAGCAAATTTAGCTGATCCGCAGCATAATATTCAAGCGTTACTGCCG CCTCCTCATGTGCTTCAGCATGGCAATGGCCCTTCAATGCATGGGGTTCCGCCTAGCAGCGGTGGACCAGGGCATGAAAATGATCCTTCTCACGGTGTGCAAGCGCAAACACCTGGTCCTAATCAGGCAGCTGTTCCTTCTGGAACCCCACAAGGTCCGGAACAGCCACCATCATCGCAAGCCGGTGCTCAACCGTCAAACCAACCTCCATCGAGTCAAGCGCATCCTCCACCAAATCAACAACCAGCCGGTGGCTACCGTGGGGGACCGCAGATTCCACCACCAACTTCGACTGCTGCTCAAACTGCTCCAAATCAAGGTCCACCGGTTCCCGGTCAACCCGGTAGACCAGGTGTTCCACCTCAACAAGCACCAATGCCACAGCAAGCGCAAGGTTATCCGCCACAACGTGGCCCGTACCAGCAACATGGACATTATCCTGGTTATCCACCACCAAATCAACCTTATCAAACTCAACCAGGATATCCACCTTATGGTCCACCGAATCCCGCCCAAGGGTATCCACCAAATGCGCCACAAAGCTATCATCATGGTCCTCCGACTACCAATGCAGGTCCTCCGCAAGGGTCACCCTATCCAAGTGCAGGCCCACCACAAGGGCCCCAGGGGGGACCACAACAGAGCAGCTACCAGCAAGGTCCTCCAAATGCTCCCACATCACAACCCCAAATGTATGGACCTCCCGGCCAATATCCACCACAATCGGCTGCAGGGCCCCCAATGCCTCACGCTTATCCAGGATACGGCAGCCCGAATCCACCAAACGCTTACGGTCAGCCACCAACCGGATATCCTCCAGCAAGCGGTCAACCAAGTTATCCACCACCACAGCAGTATCCTTCGAACTATCCTTCTAGCCAACCTGTTTCCCATGGACCTCCCACGACTTCTGCTCCCAGTCAACCGCCGGTTGTTCCCGTCAGTGTTCCTTCAACACAAACAAGTGGTGCTCCTACCTACACTAACCAATCGAGCCCAGCCGCGGGTCAAACATCATCCAGTCCGAACAATCAACCGCCTACTACTGGACCACATTCAGCCATTCCCCCGACAACTTCCACTGGTTATGCTGCTGCTGTACCGCCAGGACCTGTTCCACCTCAAGCTTACACATCACCACCGGCCAACGCTGGTCAACATCCACCCCAAGGCAGCTACCCGCAGCCGCAGGGACCGGGACCACAAACTGGTGGCCCACCACCACAATCGTACGCCACTTCTCCTCCATCAACTCAACACCAACAACCACCGGGCAGCTACCCTCAAGCCGCTCCTGGTGGACCCCAAGGTCAGGGTCCTCCTCCGGCACCGGTTTATCCACCGCACGGTTATCATCAACAAGGTTATTCACCGATACCGCCACCCCAAGGTCAATATCAACAGGCAGCCCAGGGTTATCAATATCAGCGTCCCCCTAACAGCCAAATGCCACCGCCCGGACCGCAAGGTCCACCACCCCAAGGCGCCTACGGTTATGGCTATGGACAACCGCCACAGTAA
- the LOC129734044 gene encoding DDB1- and CUL4-associated factor 13, whose product MKVKVISRNPDNYLRETKKDIHRVFRNYDSALHPFEEAREYVRALNATKLERVFAKPFFGNLDGHRDGVSVLAKHPKSLSLLLSGSYDGEVKLWDIPNKNCLQSILCHDGYVRGIAFSTDGSRFFTIGDDKAIKTWNANVDEESEDRPIPLNTILGKTVITSISHNYEEPMFATCGETCHIWNETRNTPVKALQWGVDTLYDIKYNPVETSLLAACCSDRGIIFYDQREIKPLRKIVMTLRPNQLAWNPMQAYYFTVASEDYNLYTFDTRRLRNPLKIHGGHVSAVTCVDYAPTGREFVAGSYDKTIRIFDAHKANSRDVYHTKRMQHVTSVGWSLDNKYVYSGSDEMNVRIWKARAAEKLGALQPRERQAFKYNEALKEKFAAHPQIRRIAQHRQVPKVVYKERQKLATVKQKMKRKEENVRKNSKPGKVPYVPEAKKKVLREEH is encoded by the exons ATGAAGGTGAAAGTGATTAGCCGCAATCCAGACAACTATTTGCGTGAAACCAAAAAGGATATTCACAGGGTGTTTCGTAATTACGACTCCGCTTTGCACCCTTTCGAGGAAGCTCGCGAATACGTCCGGGCTCTGAACGCGACCAAGTTGGAGCGGGTTTTCGCAAAaccgttttttggaaatttagaCGGTCACAGGGATGGTGTATCGGTGCTGGCCAAACATCCAAAATCACTGTCCCTACTGCTAAGTGGATCGTACGACGGAGAAGTCAAACTTTGGGACATACCGAACAAAAACTGTCTACAAAGCATCTTGTGTCATGATGGGTACGTTAGAGGAATTGCGTTTTCTACCGATGGTTCTAG gttttttacaaTCGGTGATGATAAAGCTATAAAAACGTGGAACGCGAACGTCGATGAGGAAAGCGAGGACCGACCGATACCTCTTAACACAATCCTAGGGAAAACGGTAATTACTTCCATTTCGCACAACTATGAAGAGCCCATGTTTGCGACTTGTGGTGAAACATGCCACATTTGGAATGAGACGCGTAATACACCTGTAAAAGCGCTCCAGTGGGGAGTGGATACATTGTACGATATCAAGTACAATCCGGTGGAAACCTCGCTGCTGGCTGCTTGCTGTAGCGACCGTGGCATAATTTTTTATGACCAGCGAGAAATTAAACCTCTGCGTAAAATCGTCATGACACTGCGACCCAATCAGCTAGCCTGGAATCCCATGCAAGCATATTACTTCACAGTGGCCAGTGAAGATTACAACCTCTACACGTTCGACACTCGACGTCTTAGAAATCCATTAAAAATTCACGGCGGACATGTTTCAGCAGTGACATGTGTCGATTATGCTCCTACGGGACGCGAATTCGTGGCCGGTAGCTATGATAAAACTATACGCATTTTTGACGCTCATAAGGCGAACAGTCGTGATGTTTATCACACCAAGCGAATGCAGCACGTGACCAGCGTAGGCTGGTCGTTGGACAACAAATATGTATATTCCGGATCAGACGAAATGAACGTGCGAATCTGGAAAGCACGAGCCGCAGAAAAGCTCGGTGCTCTACAGCCGCGCGAACGACAAGCCTTCAAGTACAACGAAGCCCTGAAGGAGAAGTTTGCTGCTCATCCACAAATTCGTCGAATCGCTCAGCATCGCCAGGTCCCGAAGGTGGTATACAAGGAACGGCAGAAGTTAGCGACCGTTAAGCAAAAGATGAAACGCAAGGAGGAGAATGTCCGCAAGAATTCCAAACCAGGCAAAGTTCCGTATGTGCCTGAAGCTAAGAAAAAGGTTTTACGCGAGGAGCATTGA
- the LOC129734047 gene encoding transmembrane protein 183-like isoform X1: protein MPLCVKPKSRLSSKNDNSSDFASTPSSDAVEFSNEDQDKNIFSDYIIDIWYLISEYILPEDVCRFALKCRKTAEVVQSAKFWYHLYRKHCNVYVDDLPGRLQSVNMIILHGLRACTIRCLFYTYPPFVHRITIAPYTDPHRITGRQLVFSWYRQYRTGWNYYFKLRSRPIPGSRAERSTVLQRQKTYPDYLKDIFMNPEEGCQILIVTTEALHIIPQYQEPLFVRSLTQTLAQGMSKYMVRLKMANYCQQVVDEIVLVPVRRVRLLDWWNPNYYLEGSTMEREETEQEQTFEGADARYWDD, encoded by the exons ATGCCCCTCTGCGTCAAACCTAAATCACGTCTCAgttcaaaaaacg ATAACTCTAGTGATTTTGCTAGCACACCATCCAGTGACGCAGTTGAATTTAGCAACGAGGATCaagacaaaaatattttcagcgaTTACATTATCGACATCTGGTATCTTATATCGGAATACATCCTGCCGGAAGATGTATGCAGATTTGCGCTAAAATGTCGCAAGACAGCCGAAGTTGTGCAGTCTGCCAAATTTTGGTATCATCTATACCGGAAGCACTGCAATGTATATGTTGACGATTTACCCGGCCGTCTGCAGTCGGTAAATATGATTATTTTGCACGGATTACGAGCGTGTACAATACGCTGTTTATTTTACACATATCCACCGTTTGTACATCGCATCACAATTGCACCCTATACTGATCCACATCGAATCACCGGCCGTCAGCTGGTTTTTTCCTGGTACCGTCAATATAGAACCGGATGGAATTATTACTTTAAGCTGAGATCACGTCCAATTCCGGGTAGCCGAGCAGAGCGGTCTACTGTTCTACAGAGGCAAAAAACTTACCCTGATTATCTGAAGGATATCTTCATGAATCCCGAGGAAGGTTGTCAGATTCTGATTGTTACAACCGAAGCTCTGCATATCATTCCCCAATACCAGGAACCCCTGTTCGTCCGCTCTTTGACGCAAACTTTGGCTCAAGGTATGAGCAAATATATGGTTCGCCTGAAAATGGCCAACTACTGTCAGCAGGTTGTGGATGAAATTGTCCTGGTACCAGTGCGGCGAGTACGACTACTTGATTGGTGGAATCCAAATTATTATCTAGAAGGCTCGACTATGGAGAGGGAAGAAACAGAGCAAGAGCAGACGTTTGAGGGCGCTGATGCTAGATACTGGGATGACTga
- the LOC129734047 gene encoding transmembrane protein 183-like isoform X2: protein MPLCVKPKSRLSSKNDNSSDFASTPSSDAVEFSNEDQDKNIFSDYIIDIWYLISEYILPEDVCRFALKCRKTAEVVQSAKFWYHLYRKHCNVYVDDLPGRLQSLVFSWYRQYRTGWNYYFKLRSRPIPGSRAERSTVLQRQKTYPDYLKDIFMNPEEGCQILIVTTEALHIIPQYQEPLFVRSLTQTLAQGMSKYMVRLKMANYCQQVVDEIVLVPVRRVRLLDWWNPNYYLEGSTMEREETEQEQTFEGADARYWDD, encoded by the exons ATGCCCCTCTGCGTCAAACCTAAATCACGTCTCAgttcaaaaaacg ATAACTCTAGTGATTTTGCTAGCACACCATCCAGTGACGCAGTTGAATTTAGCAACGAGGATCaagacaaaaatattttcagcgaTTACATTATCGACATCTGGTATCTTATATCGGAATACATCCTGCCGGAAGATGTATGCAGATTTGCGCTAAAATGTCGCAAGACAGCCGAAGTTGTGCAGTCTGCCAAATTTTGGTATCATCTATACCGGAAGCACTGCAATGTATATGTTGACGATTTACCCGGCCGTCTGCAGTCG CTGGTTTTTTCCTGGTACCGTCAATATAGAACCGGATGGAATTATTACTTTAAGCTGAGATCACGTCCAATTCCGGGTAGCCGAGCAGAGCGGTCTACTGTTCTACAGAGGCAAAAAACTTACCCTGATTATCTGAAGGATATCTTCATGAATCCCGAGGAAGGTTGTCAGATTCTGATTGTTACAACCGAAGCTCTGCATATCATTCCCCAATACCAGGAACCCCTGTTCGTCCGCTCTTTGACGCAAACTTTGGCTCAAGGTATGAGCAAATATATGGTTCGCCTGAAAATGGCCAACTACTGTCAGCAGGTTGTGGATGAAATTGTCCTGGTACCAGTGCGGCGAGTACGACTACTTGATTGGTGGAATCCAAATTATTATCTAGAAGGCTCGACTATGGAGAGGGAAGAAACAGAGCAAGAGCAGACGTTTGAGGGCGCTGATGCTAGATACTGGGATGACTga